A single genomic interval of Sander lucioperca isolate FBNREF2018 chromosome 9, SLUC_FBN_1.2, whole genome shotgun sequence harbors:
- the tcea1 gene encoding transcription elongation factor A protein 1 isoform X2, with protein sequence MGKKEEDEIIRIAKKMDKMAQKKNGAGALDLLKELRSIPMTLELLQSTRIGMSVNAIRKQSTDDEVTSLAKSLIKSWKKLLDEPGGGEKPSDEKRKEPTTPVSPSQGSPEAKEESSSSNSSSKSEPAEVSTNTLINTFPRAPSTSDSIRIKCRELLANALQAGDDYIAIGADCDELGAQIEEVIFQEFKNTDMKYKNRVRSRISNLKDMKNPNLRRTVLCGSVTPERMARMTAEEMASDELKEMRKNLTKEAVRDHQMATTGGTQTDLFTCGKCKGKCCTYTQVQTRSADEPMTTFVFCNECGNRWKFC encoded by the exons ATGGGCAAAAAGGAGGAAGATGAGATCATCAGAATTGCAAAGAAGATGGATAAAATGGCGCAGAAGAAAAACGGG GCCGGGGCTTTGGACTTATTGAAGGAGCTGCGAAGTATCCCCATGACTCTCGAGCTGCTTCAG TCTACCAGAATTGGGATGTCCGTTAACGCCATCCGCAAGCAGAGCACAGACGACGAGGTGACATCCCTAGCCAAGTCCTTGATCAAATCATGGAAGAAGCTTTTAG ATGAGCCTGGTGGTGGAGAGAAACCTTcagatgaaaagagaaaagagccaACAACGCCTGTTTCTCCCTCGCAGGGAAGCCCAGAGGCAAAAGAAGAAAG ctccagcagtaaCTCCAGCAGCAAGAGTGAGCCCGCTGAAGTTTCAACCAACACATTGATCAACACCTTTCCTCGCGCCCCCAGCACCTCCGACTCTATCAGAATCAAGTGCCGAGAGTTGCTGGCCAATGCTCTGCAGGCTGGAG atgATTATATTGCTATTGGTGCTGATTGTGATGAACTTGGAGCACAGATCGAGGAAG TTATCTTTCAAGAGTTTAAGAACACAGACATGAAATACAAGAATCGCGTGCGGAGCCGAATCTCGAATTTGAAGGATATGAAGAACCCTAATTTAAGGAGGACTGTGCTATGCGGGAGCGTAACCCCCGAGCGGATGGCTAGGATGACCGCAGAG GAAATGGCCAGTGATGAGCTGAAGGAAATGAGAAAGAATTTGACCAAAGAGGCTGTCAGGGACCACCAGATGGCCACCACTGGAGGCACTCAGACTGATCTATTCACCTGTGGCAAGTGCAAGGGGAAGTGCTGCACCTACACACAG GTTCAAACTCGCAGTGCTGATGAGCCAATGACCACGTTTGTCTTCTGCAATGAATGTGGAAATAGATGGAAG TTCTGCTGA
- the tcea1 gene encoding transcription elongation factor A protein 1 isoform X1, which translates to MGKKEEDEIIRIAKKMDKMAQKKNGAGALDLLKELRSIPMTLELLQSTRIGMSVNAIRKQSTDDEVTSLAKSLIKSWKKLLDEPGGGEKPSDEKRKEPTTPVSPSQGSPEAKEESSSSSNSSSKSEPAEVSTNTLINTFPRAPSTSDSIRIKCRELLANALQAGDDYIAIGADCDELGAQIEEVIFQEFKNTDMKYKNRVRSRISNLKDMKNPNLRRTVLCGSVTPERMARMTAEEMASDELKEMRKNLTKEAVRDHQMATTGGTQTDLFTCGKCKGKCCTYTQVQTRSADEPMTTFVFCNECGNRWKFC; encoded by the exons ATGGGCAAAAAGGAGGAAGATGAGATCATCAGAATTGCAAAGAAGATGGATAAAATGGCGCAGAAGAAAAACGGG GCCGGGGCTTTGGACTTATTGAAGGAGCTGCGAAGTATCCCCATGACTCTCGAGCTGCTTCAG TCTACCAGAATTGGGATGTCCGTTAACGCCATCCGCAAGCAGAGCACAGACGACGAGGTGACATCCCTAGCCAAGTCCTTGATCAAATCATGGAAGAAGCTTTTAG ATGAGCCTGGTGGTGGAGAGAAACCTTcagatgaaaagagaaaagagccaACAACGCCTGTTTCTCCCTCGCAGGGAAGCCCAGAGGCAAAAGAAGAAAG cagctccagcagtaaCTCCAGCAGCAAGAGTGAGCCCGCTGAAGTTTCAACCAACACATTGATCAACACCTTTCCTCGCGCCCCCAGCACCTCCGACTCTATCAGAATCAAGTGCCGAGAGTTGCTGGCCAATGCTCTGCAGGCTGGAG atgATTATATTGCTATTGGTGCTGATTGTGATGAACTTGGAGCACAGATCGAGGAAG TTATCTTTCAAGAGTTTAAGAACACAGACATGAAATACAAGAATCGCGTGCGGAGCCGAATCTCGAATTTGAAGGATATGAAGAACCCTAATTTAAGGAGGACTGTGCTATGCGGGAGCGTAACCCCCGAGCGGATGGCTAGGATGACCGCAGAG GAAATGGCCAGTGATGAGCTGAAGGAAATGAGAAAGAATTTGACCAAAGAGGCTGTCAGGGACCACCAGATGGCCACCACTGGAGGCACTCAGACTGATCTATTCACCTGTGGCAAGTGCAAGGGGAAGTGCTGCACCTACACACAG GTTCAAACTCGCAGTGCTGATGAGCCAATGACCACGTTTGTCTTCTGCAATGAATGTGGAAATAGATGGAAG TTCTGCTGA